One genomic segment of Mycolicibacterium chubuense NBB4 includes these proteins:
- a CDS encoding IspD/TarI family cytidylyltransferase, with protein MSLTAILPVPVCFADRPDAVFTPVAGQAPLVRAVRTLESSAQVLVAAAAPLADAVRETLDSQSFSRVRVVVAAPRGERAECVAAALRVVDGPYVLVHDLEWPVFGADTAHRIAEALRGGAVAVVPAQPVTDSVKAVDEQGRLLATVDRAQLRTVQYPRGFDVTVLSALSARAGSGSFDEFEVALSEGVAVTLIDGDPAALHVELPRDGRYLAAVIASQQDDR; from the coding sequence GTGAGTCTGACGGCGATCCTGCCCGTACCGGTCTGCTTCGCCGACCGTCCCGACGCGGTGTTCACCCCGGTGGCGGGTCAGGCCCCCCTGGTGCGGGCGGTCCGCACGTTGGAGTCGAGCGCGCAGGTGCTGGTCGCCGCGGCGGCACCGCTCGCCGACGCGGTACGCGAAACCCTTGACAGCCAGTCATTCTCGCGTGTCCGCGTGGTGGTTGCCGCGCCGCGCGGCGAGCGCGCGGAGTGTGTGGCGGCCGCGCTGCGCGTTGTCGACGGCCCGTACGTGCTGGTGCACGACCTCGAGTGGCCGGTGTTCGGCGCGGATACGGCGCACCGCATCGCCGAGGCGCTGCGCGGCGGCGCCGTCGCGGTCGTGCCCGCGCAGCCGGTGACCGACAGCGTCAAGGCGGTCGACGAGCAGGGACGGCTGCTGGCGACGGTTGACCGGGCCCAGCTGCGCACGGTGCAGTACCCGCGGGGATTCGACGTCACCGTACTGTCAGCGCTGTCGGCGCGCGCCGGGTCCGGTTCGTTCGACGAATTCGAGGTCGCGTTGTCCGAGGGCGTCGCCGTGACTCTCATCGACGGAGACCCCGCCGCACTCCACGTCGAGTTGCCGCGCGACGGCCGCTACCTCGCCGCGGTCATCGCGAGTCAGCAGGACGACCGCTGA
- a CDS encoding FadD3 family acyl-CoA ligase — protein MPRWQTIPEMVASAADRFGDREAVVDGPLRLSFAELVDRIRRAAGSFVDLGVAKGDRVALWAPNSADWIIAAFGIMTAGGVLVPVNTRFKAEEAADVVSRSGAKAVLVQSGFLGQDYSLALDVPMIDLGSDFLCRSAPFERAPSEWLDGADIADVIFTSGTTGRPKGAMMNHRQTLRAYEEWATLADLREGDRYLMINPFFHTFGLKAGLVASFLRGATMVPVAAFDVDRVVDLVARESITMLPGPPTLYHSLLTVADKGRLATLRAAVTGAADIPVELIRRIRDELPFQTLMTGYGLTEAGNVTLSRPGDSPENVARTAGLPCEDVEVDIADDGEVLVRGYNVMQGYLDDPLATAEAIDEDGWLHTGDLGTFTDEGRLCIVGRKKDMFIVGGFNAYPAEIEGFLLEHPGIAQAAVIGVPDERLGQVGKAFLVRSDAAQSLSADEVIDWSRARMAGFKVPRSVEFLDELPLNATGKVMKDRLQDNLR, from the coding sequence GTGCCCAGATGGCAGACCATCCCCGAGATGGTCGCCAGCGCGGCGGACCGTTTCGGTGACAGGGAAGCGGTCGTCGACGGTCCGTTGCGCCTGTCCTTCGCCGAGCTCGTCGACCGAATCCGCCGTGCGGCAGGGTCGTTCGTCGACCTCGGGGTGGCGAAGGGCGACCGGGTGGCGCTGTGGGCTCCCAACTCCGCCGACTGGATCATCGCCGCGTTCGGGATCATGACCGCAGGCGGCGTGCTCGTTCCGGTGAACACGAGGTTCAAGGCGGAGGAGGCCGCCGACGTGGTGTCGCGCAGCGGCGCCAAGGCGGTGCTGGTTCAGAGCGGCTTCCTCGGCCAGGACTACAGCCTTGCGCTCGATGTGCCGATGATCGACTTGGGCTCCGATTTCCTCTGCCGCAGTGCGCCGTTCGAGCGGGCGCCGTCGGAGTGGCTGGACGGCGCCGACATCGCCGACGTCATCTTCACCTCGGGCACCACCGGAAGACCCAAGGGCGCGATGATGAATCATCGCCAAACGCTGCGGGCTTACGAGGAGTGGGCGACGCTCGCGGATCTGCGCGAGGGTGACCGGTATCTGATGATCAACCCGTTCTTCCACACCTTCGGCCTCAAAGCCGGGCTGGTCGCGTCGTTTCTGCGGGGAGCCACCATGGTGCCGGTCGCCGCGTTCGACGTCGACCGCGTCGTCGACCTCGTGGCGCGGGAGAGCATCACGATGCTTCCCGGACCGCCGACGCTGTATCACTCGCTGCTCACCGTGGCCGACAAGGGCCGGCTCGCGACGCTGCGGGCCGCGGTCACCGGCGCGGCCGACATACCCGTGGAACTGATCAGGCGTATCCGCGACGAACTGCCGTTCCAGACCTTGATGACGGGTTACGGCCTCACCGAGGCGGGCAACGTGACGTTGTCGCGGCCGGGCGACAGCCCCGAGAACGTGGCCCGCACGGCGGGTCTGCCGTGCGAAGACGTCGAGGTCGACATCGCCGACGACGGCGAGGTGCTGGTGCGCGGTTACAACGTGATGCAGGGATACCTCGACGACCCTCTCGCGACGGCCGAGGCGATCGACGAGGACGGCTGGTTGCACACCGGCGATCTCGGCACGTTCACCGACGAGGGCCGGCTGTGCATCGTCGGCCGCAAGAAGGACATGTTCATCGTCGGCGGGTTCAATGCGTATCCGGCGGAGATCGAGGGCTTCCTGCTCGAACATCCGGGCATCGCGCAGGCCGCGGTCATCGGTGTGCCCGACGAGAGGCTGGGTCAGGTCGGCAAGGCTTTCCTGGTGCGCAGCGACGCGGCGCAGAGCCTGTCGGCTGACGAGGTGATCGATTGGAGTCGTGCCCGAATGGCCGGTTTCAAGGTGCCGCGCTCTGTAGAGTTCCTCGACGAGTTGCCGTTGAACGCCACCGGCAAGGTGATGAAGGACCGACTACAGGACAATCTCCGCTGA
- a CDS encoding Zn-ribbon domain-containing OB-fold protein translates to MVNRVSTTQRALAPEISTWPNDDPQLIGSRCAGCGATTFPVQQRCPKCSGGDMSEVLLPRRGTLVAWTTQGFPPGAPYKGPTGKDFVPFGVGLVQLDDVIRVEGRLTENDPAELEFGQEVELTVVPFTTDEDGTEIVTFAFRPVAD, encoded by the coding sequence ATCGTCAACCGCGTGTCGACCACGCAGCGGGCGCTGGCGCCCGAGATCTCCACATGGCCCAACGACGATCCGCAGCTCATCGGCAGTCGCTGCGCCGGCTGCGGCGCCACGACCTTTCCGGTGCAGCAACGCTGCCCGAAGTGCAGCGGCGGCGACATGTCGGAGGTGCTGCTCCCACGGCGCGGGACCCTGGTCGCGTGGACCACGCAGGGCTTCCCTCCCGGCGCTCCCTACAAGGGGCCCACCGGGAAGGACTTCGTGCCGTTCGGGGTTGGCCTCGTCCAGCTCGACGACGTCATCCGGGTCGAGGGACGGCTCACCGAGAACGACCCCGCCGAGCTGGAATTCGGCCAGGAGGTCGAGCTGACCGTGGTCCCGTTCACCACCGACGAGGACGGCACCGAGATCGTCACGTTCGCATTCCGCCCGGTCGCCGACTGA
- a CDS encoding MerR family transcriptional regulator, which translates to MAEYRLEELAKVSGVSTRNIRAYRERGLLDPPRRVGRSALYDDYHLSQLNTISQLLRKGFNSAHIAEFFESMRQGADLADILGLQRAVLGTQPEEAPRTEAAVGIEPDSEEARKLVSYGMAEIDEGRLTLVDGAAEILAKTPDQLVYVRALLRFLEAADSSIDHLAEMFVNSLVDLYRVRVGPDYLPKPQQMDEIRRVIQDYRVLGERVMTARFERATRKLLVASASDYTAGILLTGAWEPKHTA; encoded by the coding sequence GTGGCTGAATACCGGCTGGAAGAACTGGCCAAGGTCTCGGGCGTCAGCACGCGGAATATCCGGGCGTACCGGGAACGGGGTCTGCTGGACCCGCCGCGGCGCGTGGGCCGGTCAGCGCTCTATGACGACTATCACCTCTCGCAGCTCAACACGATCAGCCAGTTGCTGCGAAAGGGCTTCAACTCCGCGCACATCGCCGAGTTCTTCGAGAGCATGCGCCAGGGCGCCGACCTGGCCGACATCCTCGGCCTGCAACGTGCGGTCCTCGGCACCCAGCCGGAGGAGGCGCCGCGCACCGAGGCGGCGGTGGGCATCGAGCCGGACTCCGAAGAAGCTCGCAAGCTGGTTTCCTACGGCATGGCGGAGATCGACGAGGGAAGGCTGACGCTGGTCGACGGCGCCGCCGAGATCCTCGCCAAGACTCCGGACCAACTGGTTTACGTGCGTGCGCTGCTGCGGTTCCTGGAAGCCGCCGACTCCTCGATCGACCACCTCGCGGAGATGTTCGTCAACAGTCTCGTCGACCTGTACCGGGTCCGTGTCGGTCCCGATTACCTGCCCAAGCCGCAGCAGATGGACGAGATCCGGCGCGTCATCCAGGATTACCGTGTGCTGGGCGAGCGGGTCATGACGGCCAGGTTCGAGCGGGCCACCCGGAAACTGCTCGTGGCGTCGGCGTCGGATTACACCGCGGGAATCCTGTTGACCGGAGCCTGGGAGCCCAAGCACACGGCATGA
- a CDS encoding IspD/TarI family cytidylyltransferase has protein sequence MGMAVGVVLAAGLGTRVGADGNKAYLPLAGRSMLVWSLDTVSRVPGIARTVLVYRQGEYELASDTVRRELPGVAVEFVEGGATRHASETNVLRHLSGDIESGALDVVAIHDAARPLAGPDMFATAIALARTHGGALPALPVDNVVRCTEHGLESVAGHGSLVRVQTPQAFRARELLDAYARADREGFEGTDTSSCIERYADVEVQTFAGRADNLKVTYARDIVVAQRLLSGRPADSR, from the coding sequence ATGGGCATGGCGGTCGGTGTGGTGCTCGCCGCCGGCCTGGGCACCCGCGTGGGCGCCGACGGCAACAAGGCGTACCTGCCGCTGGCCGGGCGCAGCATGCTGGTCTGGTCGCTCGACACGGTGTCCCGGGTCCCCGGCATCGCCCGCACCGTGCTGGTCTACCGCCAGGGCGAGTACGAGCTGGCCAGCGACACCGTACGGCGCGAACTCCCCGGCGTCGCGGTCGAGTTCGTGGAAGGCGGCGCCACTCGCCACGCGTCGGAGACCAACGTGTTGCGCCACCTGTCCGGCGACATCGAGTCCGGCGCTCTCGATGTGGTCGCCATCCACGACGCGGCGCGGCCGCTCGCCGGGCCGGACATGTTCGCCACCGCCATCGCGCTGGCCCGGACCCACGGCGGTGCACTGCCCGCGCTGCCGGTCGACAATGTCGTCCGGTGCACTGAGCACGGCCTGGAAAGCGTTGCCGGACACGGATCGCTCGTCAGGGTGCAGACGCCCCAGGCGTTCCGGGCACGCGAACTGCTCGACGCCTACGCCCGTGCCGACCGGGAGGGGTTCGAGGGCACCGACACGTCGTCGTGCATCGAGCGGTACGCCGATGTCGAGGTCCAGACGTTCGCGGGACGCGCCGACAACCTCAAAGTCACCTATGCCCGCGATATCGTTGTCGCACAACGACTCCTCAGCGGTCGTCCTGCTGACTCGCGATGA
- a CDS encoding VOC family protein, translating into MILPGPIRQIGHVVGDLDRALSGWLALGVGPWYVMRGLRQRVTYRGQPCEITLSLALANSGDLQVELIQQEDDTASIFTEFLGSGRAGFHQLAYWTDDFGATMRAVEAARWPVVWSGGADVGTRFAYAETPDGPAAVVEIMELTDATRGLAAFLRDAAAGWDGKDPVREFGVGQA; encoded by the coding sequence GTGATCCTTCCCGGGCCCATTCGTCAGATCGGTCACGTCGTCGGGGACCTCGATCGCGCGCTGTCGGGGTGGCTGGCCCTGGGGGTCGGCCCCTGGTATGTGATGCGCGGTCTCCGGCAACGCGTGACCTATCGCGGTCAGCCGTGCGAGATCACGCTGTCGCTGGCCTTGGCGAACAGTGGCGATCTGCAGGTCGAGCTGATCCAGCAGGAGGATGACACCGCGAGCATCTTCACCGAATTCCTCGGCTCGGGCCGTGCGGGGTTCCATCAGTTGGCCTACTGGACAGATGATTTCGGTGCCACGATGCGGGCGGTCGAGGCGGCGCGCTGGCCGGTGGTGTGGTCCGGCGGGGCCGATGTGGGCACCCGGTTCGCCTACGCCGAGACTCCGGACGGGCCGGCGGCGGTCGTCGAGATCATGGAACTCACCGACGCCACCCGGGGCTTGGCCGCGTTCCTGCGCGACGCCGCGGCCGGCTGGGACGGGAAGGATCCGGTGCGGGAGTTCGGCGTCGGACAGGCCTAA
- a CDS encoding amidohydrolase family protein, with protein sequence MGQLSHRVDIPFPLFDADNHLYEPPEAMTKYLPKEYKDVVQYVEVNGRTKIALRGVISNYIPNPTFSVVAKPGAWEEYFKYGNPDGKSKRELFGEPMKAIPAFFEPEPRIKVMDELGVDRSLMFPTLASLIEERLSDDPVAIHVLIHALNQWLDEVWGFNYQNRIFTTPVITLPIVEKAIEELEWCVKRGARAILIRPAPVPGFRGPRSFALPEFDPFWERVVHHDVFVGMHSSDSGYSRYTSEWDGAAQEMLPFQTNAMSILNEWRPIQDAVASWVIHGALFRHPKLKVGIVEAGSKWMFPLLDSMAEVYKKAPEAFLGNPIEEIKNRIYVSPFYEEGIDDLINLIGVDQVLYGSDWPHPEGLAEPTHYVTALEHLSVEDQAKIMGGNLGRLVTT encoded by the coding sequence ATGGGGCAGCTGTCACACCGGGTCGACATACCGTTTCCGCTCTTCGACGCGGACAATCACCTCTACGAGCCGCCGGAGGCGATGACCAAGTACCTGCCGAAGGAGTACAAGGACGTCGTCCAGTACGTCGAGGTCAACGGTCGCACCAAGATCGCTCTGCGGGGGGTGATCAGCAACTACATCCCCAACCCCACCTTCTCGGTGGTCGCCAAGCCGGGTGCGTGGGAGGAGTACTTCAAGTACGGCAATCCCGACGGCAAGAGCAAGCGTGAGCTCTTCGGGGAGCCGATGAAAGCCATCCCAGCGTTCTTCGAGCCCGAGCCGCGCATCAAGGTGATGGACGAACTCGGCGTCGACCGCAGCCTGATGTTCCCGACGCTCGCGAGCCTGATCGAGGAGCGGCTGTCCGACGACCCGGTGGCGATCCACGTGTTGATCCACGCGCTCAACCAGTGGCTCGACGAGGTGTGGGGCTTCAACTACCAGAACCGCATCTTCACCACCCCGGTCATCACGCTGCCGATCGTCGAGAAGGCGATCGAGGAGCTGGAGTGGTGCGTCAAGCGCGGTGCCCGCGCGATCCTTATCCGCCCCGCCCCGGTGCCCGGCTTCCGCGGCCCGCGATCCTTCGCCCTGCCCGAGTTCGACCCGTTCTGGGAGCGCGTCGTCCATCACGACGTGTTCGTCGGCATGCACTCCTCGGACAGCGGCTACTCCCGCTACACCTCCGAGTGGGACGGTGCGGCGCAGGAGATGCTGCCGTTCCAGACCAACGCGATGTCGATCCTCAACGAGTGGCGCCCGATCCAGGACGCGGTGGCCTCGTGGGTGATCCACGGCGCGCTGTTCCGGCACCCGAAGCTCAAGGTCGGCATCGTCGAGGCCGGCTCGAAGTGGATGTTCCCGCTGCTGGACTCCATGGCCGAGGTGTACAAGAAGGCGCCGGAAGCGTTCCTGGGCAACCCGATCGAGGAGATCAAGAACCGCATTTACGTCAGCCCGTTCTATGAGGAGGGCATCGACGACCTGATCAACCTGATCGGTGTGGACCAGGTGCTCTACGGCTCCGACTGGCCGCACCCGGAGGGCCTGGCCGAGCCGACGCACTACGTGACCGCGCTCGAGCACCTGTCCGTCGAGGACCAGGCGAAGATCATGGGCGGCAACCTGGGTCGTCTGGTCACCACCTGA
- a CDS encoding low temperature requirement protein A, which yields MSDDEPQAPISRAHRIRRMSGRDPHEAGRVATPLELLFDLTFVIAFGVAASEFAHALAGDHVVAGLAGFFFAMFAVCWAWINFSWFASAYDTDDWVYRVTTMLQMVGVIILALGIPQMYASIGHGGHVDNTVVVAGYVVMRVAMVAQWLRAATQDPARRKACVTYALWITVAQIGWIAAIFVHTSVPATAAIVIGLVLVEMIGPVVAEWKQGGTPWHAHHIAERYGLFTIIALGEGVVGTVASLTAVVGAQGWSVEAVFVAVAGTGLTFGMWWTYFVLPQADILHARRERSFWFGYLHIALFAAIVATGAGLHAAAYYIEHDSALDSVATVCSVVIPVGVYIVTIYALYAVMARAVVWFHVLLVVLTAVVLGAAVALAMGGISMANCLLVVTLAPVVSVVGYEAVGHRHAAQVVARSVGES from the coding sequence GTGAGCGACGACGAACCGCAGGCGCCGATCAGCAGGGCGCACCGTATCCGGCGGATGAGCGGACGGGACCCGCACGAGGCCGGGCGGGTCGCCACTCCGCTGGAACTGCTCTTCGACCTCACCTTCGTGATCGCGTTCGGTGTCGCCGCCTCGGAGTTCGCGCACGCGCTGGCCGGGGACCACGTCGTCGCCGGGCTCGCGGGATTCTTCTTCGCGATGTTCGCGGTGTGCTGGGCGTGGATCAACTTCAGCTGGTTCGCCTCCGCCTACGACACCGACGACTGGGTCTATCGGGTGACGACCATGCTGCAGATGGTCGGCGTGATCATCCTCGCGCTCGGCATCCCGCAGATGTATGCGTCGATCGGCCACGGCGGCCACGTCGACAACACCGTCGTGGTGGCGGGATACGTCGTCATGCGCGTCGCGATGGTCGCGCAATGGTTGCGGGCCGCCACGCAGGATCCTGCACGGCGCAAGGCCTGCGTGACGTACGCGCTGTGGATCACCGTCGCCCAGATCGGCTGGATCGCAGCGATATTCGTCCACACGTCGGTCCCCGCCACCGCGGCCATCGTGATCGGGCTGGTGCTGGTGGAGATGATCGGTCCGGTCGTCGCCGAGTGGAAGCAGGGCGGGACGCCGTGGCACGCCCACCACATCGCCGAGCGGTACGGACTGTTCACGATCATCGCGCTCGGCGAGGGTGTCGTCGGCACGGTGGCCTCGCTGACGGCCGTGGTGGGTGCGCAGGGGTGGTCGGTCGAAGCCGTCTTCGTCGCGGTGGCCGGCACGGGTCTGACGTTCGGCATGTGGTGGACCTATTTCGTGCTGCCGCAGGCCGACATCCTGCACGCCCGCCGCGAACGCTCGTTCTGGTTCGGTTATCTGCACATCGCGCTGTTCGCGGCGATCGTCGCGACCGGCGCCGGACTGCACGCGGCGGCGTACTACATCGAGCACGACTCCGCGCTGGATTCGGTCGCCACCGTGTGCTCGGTCGTCATCCCGGTGGGGGTCTACATCGTGACGATCTACGCGCTCTACGCAGTGATGGCGCGTGCGGTGGTCTGGTTCCACGTGCTGCTGGTCGTCCTCACGGCGGTGGTGTTGGGAGCAGCGGTCGCGCTGGCGATGGGCGGGATCTCGATGGCGAACTGCCTGCTGGTCGTCACGCTGGCGCCGGTGGTGTCGGTGGTGGGTTACGAGGCGGTGGGGCACCGACATGCTGCCCAGGTCGTCGCGAGGTCGGTGGGGGAGAGCTAA
- a CDS encoding AMP-binding protein, with protein sequence MRSIPAELVELYEREGWWTRETLGELLARSLDENRDVGFCVHSAVRPYTGTFGEVAHDARRLAAGLAARGVGPGDVVALQLPNWREAAVTFWASAFLGAVIVPIVHFYGRKELAHIMATARPKVFITAEEFGRMRHQPDLCAEVPVVGLVGARGGRSEGTDGQSFDDLLADRPLEGTLGTDPAGPALIAFTSGTTRDPKGVIHSHQTLTFETRQLLENYPPDRGRQLTATPVGHFIGMLGAFLIPVLEGAPIDLCDVWDPARVLKLMERDGLSIGGGPPYFVTSLLDHPDCRPEHIARFTTVGLGGSTVPAAVTQRLTDLGMFVFRSYGSTEHPSITGSRPGAPEAKRLFTDGDPRPGVEIRLGPDGEIFSRGPDLCLGYTDDELTARAFDDDGWYRTGDIGVLDEDGYLTITDRKADVIIRGGENISALEVEEVLLAMPAVAEAVVVAAPDPRLGERTAAVLRLREGHDMPTLDEVRTHFKGAGVAAQKWPEELHRVHDFPRTASGKVQKYRVRQDVADSAGRGLPAHQGAVASRQ encoded by the coding sequence ATGCGGAGTATCCCTGCTGAGCTGGTCGAGCTCTACGAGCGGGAGGGCTGGTGGACCCGGGAGACGCTCGGTGAGCTGCTCGCCCGGTCCCTCGACGAGAACCGGGACGTCGGCTTCTGCGTCCACTCGGCGGTGCGGCCCTACACGGGCACCTTCGGCGAGGTGGCGCACGACGCCCGCCGCCTGGCCGCCGGCCTGGCAGCCCGGGGAGTCGGGCCGGGCGACGTCGTCGCGCTGCAACTGCCCAACTGGCGCGAGGCCGCCGTCACGTTCTGGGCGTCGGCGTTCCTCGGCGCGGTGATCGTGCCGATCGTGCACTTCTACGGGCGCAAGGAACTGGCGCACATCATGGCGACCGCCCGGCCGAAGGTGTTCATCACCGCCGAGGAGTTCGGCAGGATGCGCCACCAGCCGGACCTGTGCGCCGAGGTGCCCGTCGTCGGCCTGGTCGGCGCCCGGGGCGGGCGAAGCGAGGGGACGGACGGGCAGTCCTTCGACGATCTGCTGGCCGATCGGCCCCTCGAGGGCACGCTCGGCACCGACCCTGCCGGACCGGCCCTGATCGCGTTCACCTCGGGAACCACGCGTGATCCGAAGGGCGTGATCCACAGCCACCAGACGCTCACGTTCGAGACGCGCCAGCTGCTGGAGAACTACCCGCCCGACCGCGGCCGGCAGTTGACCGCCACACCCGTCGGGCATTTCATCGGCATGCTCGGGGCTTTTCTGATCCCGGTCCTGGAGGGCGCCCCGATCGACCTGTGCGACGTCTGGGATCCGGCCCGGGTGCTGAAGTTGATGGAGCGCGACGGGCTGTCGATCGGAGGCGGTCCGCCCTACTTCGTCACCAGTCTGCTCGACCACCCCGACTGCCGTCCCGAGCACATCGCCCGCTTCACCACCGTCGGTCTGGGAGGCTCCACGGTCCCCGCGGCCGTGACCCAGCGCCTCACCGATCTGGGGATGTTCGTGTTCCGGTCCTACGGCAGCACCGAGCATCCCTCGATCACCGGGTCGCGACCCGGCGCGCCCGAGGCCAAACGCCTGTTCACCGACGGCGATCCGCGTCCCGGCGTGGAGATCCGGCTCGGCCCCGACGGCGAGATATTCAGCCGCGGACCGGATCTGTGTCTCGGGTACACCGACGACGAGTTGACCGCGCGCGCCTTCGACGACGACGGCTGGTACCGCACCGGTGACATCGGGGTGCTCGACGAGGACGGCTACCTCACGATCACCGACCGCAAGGCCGACGTGATCATCCGGGGCGGTGAGAACATCAGCGCGCTCGAGGTCGAAGAGGTGCTGCTGGCCATGCCCGCCGTCGCCGAGGCGGTGGTCGTCGCCGCGCCCGACCCCCGTCTGGGTGAGCGGACGGCGGCGGTGCTGCGTCTGCGCGAAGGACACGACATGCCGACCCTCGACGAGGTTCGCACCCACTTCAAGGGGGCCGGCGTGGCGGCCCAGAAATGGCCCGAGGAGCTGCACCGCGTCCACGACTTTCCCAGGACCGCCAGCGGCAAGGTGCAGAAGTACCGCGTCCGCCAGGACGTCGCGGACAGTGCGGGCCGCGGCCTGCCGGCGCACCAGGGGGCCGTTGCGAGCCGCCAGTAA
- a CDS encoding enoyl-CoA hydratase/isomerase family protein, translating into MVDLEIEEGLAVITIDRPHARNAISLETMDQLEKALDGAAGAAALVLTGAGDRAFVSGGDLKELSALRTVEQASAMSLRMRTLCDRIAAFPAPTVAALNGHALGGGAEFAVAADIRLAADDIKIGFNQVALAIMPAWGGAERLVELVGYSKALLLAGTGRLISATEAERVGLIDQVIPRASFDQQWRVIARSLATTPAGRVKRVMQGVPTTEAVAAFAHLWVSDEHWAAADKVMKKGT; encoded by the coding sequence ATGGTCGACCTCGAAATCGAGGAGGGTCTGGCGGTCATCACCATCGACCGGCCGCACGCACGGAATGCGATCTCGCTGGAGACCATGGACCAGCTCGAGAAGGCTCTCGACGGCGCGGCCGGCGCCGCCGCGCTGGTGCTCACCGGAGCCGGTGACCGCGCGTTCGTCTCGGGCGGCGACCTCAAGGAACTGAGCGCATTACGGACCGTCGAGCAGGCGTCGGCGATGTCGTTGCGGATGAGGACCCTCTGCGATCGCATCGCCGCCTTCCCCGCTCCCACGGTGGCCGCTCTCAACGGTCACGCCCTCGGCGGCGGCGCCGAATTCGCGGTGGCCGCCGACATCAGGCTGGCCGCCGACGACATCAAGATCGGATTCAATCAGGTGGCGCTGGCGATCATGCCCGCGTGGGGCGGCGCCGAGCGCCTCGTCGAGCTGGTCGGCTACAGCAAGGCCCTGCTGCTGGCCGGCACCGGACGCCTCATCAGTGCCACCGAGGCCGAACGCGTCGGCCTGATCGATCAGGTGATCCCCCGCGCGTCGTTCGATCAGCAGTGGCGGGTGATCGCCCGCTCGTTGGCCACGACGCCTGCAGGTCGGGTGAAGCGAGTTATGCAGGGCGTCCCCACCACCGAGGCGGTCGCCGCGTTCGCCCACCTGTGGGTGTCCGACGAGCACTGGGCCGCCGCAGACAAGGTGATGAAGAAGGGCACGTAG
- a CDS encoding MFS transporter, whose protein sequence is MRPWIVWATGLLAYIVAVLDRTTLGVSGLAAAERFGAGPSLLSTFVVLQVVVYAGAQVPAGLLLDRFGSKVLIVCGAAVMASGQFALAFTESLPTAIAARAVVGLGDAVTFISVLRLVPHWFTPRRVPLVTQLTGICGQLGQVLSAVPFLALLSASGWTTAYTSVAAFGVLSIALILLVVKNTPDGAAPPVETTSLQETLASIKTVWLRPGTRLGFFTHMGTQFSVTVFALMWGVPYLTSAQGLSPGAAGTLLTISVAAAISAGVAIGILTGRHPHRRSWLVLGIIASNAVAWTAVLAMPGRSPLWLLVLLVVVISVGGPGSMVGFDFARTFNPSATLGTAQGMVNMGGFLASLLLMQSMGLILQAAGGLSFASFRLAWTLQYVVWAVAVVGILITRRKARRLLALQDDRSLLESIGN, encoded by the coding sequence GTGCGTCCCTGGATCGTCTGGGCCACCGGGCTTCTCGCATACATCGTCGCGGTGCTCGACCGCACCACGTTGGGCGTGTCCGGGCTGGCCGCCGCCGAGCGCTTCGGCGCCGGCCCGAGCCTGTTGTCGACCTTCGTCGTCCTGCAGGTCGTCGTCTACGCCGGTGCACAGGTCCCCGCCGGCCTGTTGCTCGACCGGTTCGGCTCCAAGGTCCTGATCGTCTGCGGGGCCGCGGTGATGGCGTCGGGACAGTTTGCACTGGCGTTCACCGAATCGTTGCCGACGGCGATCGCCGCCCGCGCGGTCGTCGGTCTGGGAGACGCCGTCACGTTCATCTCGGTGTTGCGGCTGGTCCCGCACTGGTTCACGCCGCGCCGGGTTCCGCTGGTGACGCAGCTGACCGGAATCTGCGGTCAGCTGGGCCAGGTGCTGTCCGCGGTGCCGTTCCTGGCGTTGCTCTCCGCGTCGGGCTGGACCACCGCCTACACCTCGGTCGCAGCGTTCGGCGTGTTGTCGATAGCGCTGATCCTGCTGGTGGTCAAGAACACCCCCGACGGTGCCGCGCCGCCGGTGGAGACGACGTCGCTGCAGGAGACCCTCGCGAGCATCAAGACGGTGTGGCTGCGTCCGGGCACGCGGCTGGGCTTCTTCACCCATATGGGTACGCAGTTCTCCGTCACGGTCTTCGCGCTCATGTGGGGGGTGCCGTATCTGACGTCGGCACAGGGTCTCTCGCCCGGCGCGGCGGGAACGCTGCTGACCATCTCGGTCGCGGCGGCCATCAGCGCAGGAGTGGCCATCGGCATCCTGACCGGCCGTCACCCCCATCGGCGGTCGTGGCTGGTGCTCGGAATCATCGCGAGCAACGCCGTGGCCTGGACCGCGGTACTGGCCATGCCCGGCCGGTCACCGCTGTGGCTGCTCGTGCTGCTGGTCGTGGTGATCTCCGTCGGAGGTCCCGGCTCGATGGTCGGCTTCGACTTCGCGCGCACCTTCAATCCCAGCGCGACCCTCGGCACGGCTCAGGGCATGGTCAACATGGGCGGATTCCTCGCCTCACTGCTGCTGATGCAGTCGATGGGCCTGATCCTGCAGGCCGCAGGTGGCCTGTCCTTCGCATCGTTTCGGCTCGCGTGGACACTGCAGTACGTCGTCTGGGCGGTCGCCGTCGTCGGCATCCTGATCACCCGCCGCAAGGCCCGCAGGTTGCTGGCGCTGCAGGACGACCGGTCCCTGCTCGAGAGCATCGGGAATTAG